Part of the Cuniculiplasma divulgatum genome, GGGCTCCACAATCCATTGTGTAGCCGGAGACGGGCTTGGTATCATGGCTGGTGCGATAATCAGATCATTTGCACATCTGCCACCACCCGTTAAGATAATCCTTGAATATCTGCTAGGATTCGGCTTTGATCGGTCTATATTCCGGTCGCTTTTCATGAAAGATGTGTCCGGAGGTTTGTATAGACATTCTTTGTCAGGCACCTTCATTCCGGAGTTGCTTTCGATGAACTTACTGATGTCTGGAATGGTGCCGGTCTCAAACATATTGTTCTCAAATATTGTAGGGAGTCATGATCCTGCCTCCTGTGCTTTCAGGTTCATAATGTCAATGGCCTTGCTTGCAGGACCGGCGTTGGCATATCCAATGAACCGGCAGCTTGTATCTAAGAGGCTAAACATGGTATGATGACTGTCGGGCGTTCTGGTGAGCTTACCAGAAATGGAGAGAGTGATTCTAAACATCCTCAAATGCTGCATCACGGAGAAAAAGAAGCAAATAAACCTGTTACCAGGAAGGCGATCGCATTGATGGCCACCACTTCATTCCTGATGTTAGTTATTGGATTAATCATTACCGGGATATTTGCGTCACTATAATCCTACTAACTGGCCTGCCATTTTCACACCCTTATCATTAACTTTCAAACACTTGTGGATTATAGTGTAAGACATAACTATATGGACTTATTCGTGTTTTCACATCCATGTCAAGAGTAAGTCGGATTGAAGTGAAGAGACATCTTCAGGCATCGGAGCTTCGGCGGCTGATAAGGGAAGAACAGAAGAGAGGAAAAATCATCCAGAGGCTCATCTTCATCAATGATCTCTATGATGAAAAGAGCGTTCCTGAGGCTGCGAAGCATGCTGGCGTCGTTAAGACAATAGCGTATGAATGGCTGAGGAGGTGGAACGAATCCGGATA contains:
- a CDS encoding DUF4396 domain-containing protein, with product MGSTIHCVAGDGLGIMAGAIIRSFAHLPPPVKIILEYLLGFGFDRSIFRSLFMKDVSGGLYRHSLSGTFIPELLSMNLLMSGMVPVSNILFSNIVGSHDPASCAFRFIMSMALLAGPALAYPMNRQLVSKRLNMV